In the genome of Scylla paramamosain isolate STU-SP2022 chromosome 2, ASM3559412v1, whole genome shotgun sequence, the window tggcagatgaatgtCAAAGACTCTAATCAGTTGTTAGTAcggagtcattagggaactttaaaagattagacaaatttgtgAATgtggataataggtggaaatttGTAGGTGTgcttcataaagggactgccatgtgtaggcctgatggcttcttgcagctccccttattttcttacgttcttatgttttttatcTGGCCATACCCTTTCCCGCCATAGGCCGTACCAGTATgtcaagagaaaaagagatgtaCAACAGGTCTACCAGACACAGGGACAGGTGGTGCAGGTGCCGTACCCTTACCAGAACAAGCCGTACAGGTAAGGGTTTGGCAACCATAAAACCGTAAGACGTTTGGATGTCTTATGGTTACCTTTAACATGCTCTGGAAGCTGTTGGACTTGTTAACATTTCCATGACAAACTTAACAAGGATTCCGCGGTACCATTTATGGGGAAAAGCATCGTTAGAACTCTACTCATTACCTAAATGCTGGTTGAAAGTAATccttatgagagagcaaagagtttcATAACATGTAGTGTAAATAAATCTTCATGCGATCATTTTTTCAACACCCCCACATGAAccctttcaatgtttttttttcccttcacactTTTCCCTAGCAGTATCACCTTCCAATGTTAATCTTTACTGACTAATCCCTCTACATTCCTGCACATTATTAAGTGTTCTAAATCTAATCAACTTTGTCTACCTCttagtccttttttttatgaacttaTGTAAGGAATATTTTGTAAGTTAGTTTGTCCGGTGGTCTATGTAATTAGCTTTCATTAAGATCATGTGTCTGAATCTCTCCGCCACAGGCCCCCAAGAGTGAATGTGGGAGTGGAGCCGCTACTGCCTGTCGAGGGTCCACCGCAGCATGAAATAGCGGTGGGGGTAAAGCCAGAGGTAGccagaggagatggaagtgctATTGGCAATTGGTGGAGGAGGGTAAGtataatcattctctctctttatcttcctctgtaATCTGTACTCGGTGCCCTTAATTAACACGCTcaatcatttcctcctccacactaGTTGATGGAGGAGGGTAAGAAAAACGATTATTTCTCTCTATCTGCCTCTATGCTCAGTATCTGCATTTGTAATTTGTTATTGATGCCCATAACATGTTCACCAGTTTCCTCTTCTACAGTTCAGCGGGCGAGTAGAGAACACCTTCGAACACATCGGAGACAAGATTGAAGACATTGGCGAAGCATTGCACGAGGTGTGTCGCCCGTTCAGTTTTCTCATTGATTTTACCACATTTAAAACTTTTCAATGTCGtactccgctctctctctctctctctctctctctctctctctctctctctctctctctctctctctctctctctctcttgggattTGGTGTCCGTCACATCTTTACTCCTcgctctctttttttcgttcgcGTTACGTGTTTTCTTCTCACCCACCTTTCCTCTCGCACCTCTCCACTCTCAGTCCTACGTGCAATATTATGTAACTCACCCTTACActtctaatctaacttaaccttccCATTCTGTGTTTCTCTTGTCCCCCTCAAGACGTTCCACGGGCTGAAGGAGAAGGTGGCCCATGTAGTGGTGCGGTTCAAGGCATTGATGGTCAAGTTTGGCATCTTGATTCAGGAAGGTATCCGGTACTGTATACGAAGACTTGAACATTCCTACGACCAGGTAAGAGGGAATCTCATGATGGTACAAGGGATGTAACAAGGGTGACGAACAAAATCCTCAGGGTTAGAAACCAGGGCATGACAGGAAATAACGGCTTCAagcttgaaagaaaaaaaaaacattaaaataaaaaattaagaagacattggttctcaaatacagtGATAGACGAATGGAATAGAATCAGTAATCACAGTTAGTACCGAGTCAATAGAGAAGCTTAAAAGAAGATTGGATAATttcatggatgaggataatAGGTGAAAATGGGTGGACATGTTTTCTACATGGACTGCCCAGCGTACGCCTTATTTCTTCTCGCTTGGATAAGTTTACAATAACAGGTGTCAAGCAACGCAGAAAGGTGTGTGCTAGCGAGGCCAGTGAATTACGATAAAAATGCATAATTACCATCtggaataataatataaaaaaaactttaagtGCAACACGCTTTAATCACCTACTTTGACTTATAAATTAAAACTGCAATTCCCTCCCTCAATGTCAACTCGTCCCTAACTTTTCGTGACCTCACACAGGGAAAGCAGTTGTTAGTGATCGAGAAGCTGGAGAGGAAACTTCAAGAAGGGCACGCCGAAGTAGTCAAGTTCTTCCAAATTTtgggagagaaggtgagagagagagagagagagagagagagagagagagagagagagagagagagagagagagagagagagagagagagagagagagagagagagagagagagagagagagagagagagagagagagagaaacttaagtACGTAATTTTTTCAACTCCTTCCACTACCAACAGATCAACACATGGCGAGAGCAACACAGGTCGGAGAACATAGACGTTGGGTTGATAGACGTGCATGGACCAGGGGGTCAGAACCAGCAGACGTCGGGACAACACAACCAGGACATCGAGCAGCAAATGCCAAACTTTTACCAGGTAAGGCAGCGTAAGGAACACACCTGCCTGTAGAACCACAGTGATGGAGggggaaaagtagtagtagtagtagtagtagtgtataaGAAAAAACCAAAGTAGCATCCATCAGTTGAAAGGCAGCAGCGGGATGAAGACTCAAAGTTCAGGCAGTACATAGTAAGCACAGGTGTCTCCCTTCCTCAGGATACCCAAGTCTTGTCTCAGCTCGACAAGTTGAGGGAGGAGGGCGTGCTGACCCAGAACGAGATCATCATACTGACGGAAGACCAAATCCAGCAGCAGCCGCAGAGCCAGCAAAACTACGATCAACAGCGCCAGACTCCGGTCAAACCTGAAGAACCTAAGTTTATTGAATTTCCAGAAAGCGAACGCTGATTTCCAGACACTTGACCATCTGAGGTTTTTTTGGCCAATGTTTTTGTCGTCTTTGCTGATTCCTTCGACAATCACCAGCTCCTTGATTTAATCATATACTGCTTAGGGTCAACTTTggttaacattcagagcactgtTAGAAATTTGTTtgcatagacaaaaaaaaagttgttaggtttattttgttctttttaatataCTACAGTATTTAAGGAgctgcagtaaaaaaaaatgtgtttaaaAAGCCGTAAATGATTATGAAAACTTTGTCCCTCCGTGGAATGGTTTAGAATGTCAGTAGTTTGTTTTAATCTCTTGTCTCACTGTCACTTCTGCTGTGTCTCAGCTTTTATGCCTAGTGGATAAATATGACGACCAATACATATCCAccatttactgactgactgattaactgactgactgactcaataaatgaatgaaagaatgagtgtttgagtgacatagcgactgactgactgaatgactgactgaatgaccgaccgaccgaccgacccacggactgagtgagtgaatgagtgagtgagtgagtgtgtgaatgagtgactTTCATAGGCTCAAATGTAGACTCATCTGCTGATCCACAATTGGTGTTCAGTTAAAAAATTTAGACTACCGTAAATTTTTCTCTGATGTTTCTGTTTGAAAGCAAATCAGAATAAAAActttttgctttattattaacaAGTTTGACAATGACCTCCACTTATTATTTTGAAAGAAATGCTAgctaataattctctctctctctctctctctctctctctctctctctctctctctctctctctctctctctctctctcaaaccagtCGTTCTATAAAGGTTTCACATACTAATAAGAATACAGAATATTAATAAattgaggagagaggagaagaaggatgataaaacaatacatAAGACACagacaagtaaaataaataaataaaacagaataagacaaagaaaaaaagaagaaaagcagaaaacaaTATTCTCCCGtcataaataaactaaaattaaGCTGGACACGAAACAAAACCAAGAGTGAAAATgacggtaaaaaggaagaaaaaaaaaaaaagaaatatgcaagagaaacaacaacgacaagaacCCCaaccccaacaacaacaataacaacaacaacaacaacaacaacaacaacaacaacaacaactactactactactaatactactattactactactactactactactactactactaacactactactaatacttacACTACAAGGGTACTGAGGTCGCCGATCAATACACTGAATAAGCGTCTGCCATTATTACTGGTTATCGGAAAACGTATTGACAACTTTAAATCCTAgaataatacttaaaaaaagataatgaacacacacgtcagcagaatattattaaatgaggttgttttctctctctctctctctctctctctctctctctctctctctctctctctctctctctctctctctctctctctctctctctctctctctctctctctctctctctatacgtTCATGGAGTGGTATGCAAGGTTGGTTTCTGTTTACTGTATTCTTAGTTTCGTTGCATTTTCTTGTATATTGTAAGAGAGATCgacttttcccctttctctttctctctccgccATCAAAAATTatcattcctcctttatctcttttttaacttctttactttctttccctgcTGGTCTTTAAAGTGGAGAGCTACTTGTGGTAagttgtgttgttattattattattttatttatttattttttgtgctacgctgtgctgtgctgggcTGAAGGAAGCACGCACGCAGACACCCTCAGTAATACGGCAGAAGCTCGTTAATGTCGTCCAAAGGAATTTTTAACTTGCCCTAACTTATGtagcggaaaaaaaataaaataaataaataaaaagctccGTAATGTGTCCCGCATAATTGTATTAAGTACGAGGTTGCAGCTCCAGGCGACGGTCGTGCTTTCCGCCATCTGTTGAACGTAGTGACCGCTTGGgcttctctcctcctgctcctccctcagCCGGCCTCACGTGTTCCTCCTGCCCGTCCTTCCCAAGCTTCAGGTGTTTAACTCTATTCTCCATTACGGACAGTTTCAATACTTCATGCCGTTGTGTACAGTCATGGTCAGAAATGAAGTTAGCATCGTCATCTCCTTTGTCTTCAGTGCTTTCCTTCAAGCTCCACCTGTTTCATTCAGTTTATACAAACGGTTGCCATACTTCATGCTAGTTTTGTATTACAGTCATTTCAGAAGTATTGTTACCATTGTCACCTCTTCTGTCTTTAGTCTTATTCCTTGAAGCTTAGGTCCTCTGATCTGTAAAGAATCTATAAACTATCTGGTTCTCTTCTGTCTTTAGTCTTGTTCCCTGAagtttaagtcctctgatctgtaAAAAATCTATAAACTATCTGGTTTGTAAGGGAGACTGCCAACGGATCAAGGACTTTACGActctgagacaaaaaaaaaaaaaaataattacataagCAGTGAGTGTAAATGTTACATAACTATGCCAGTTGTTAGTGTAAATATAAATATGATCGTGGATGAGTAACTAGAATTTATAAACCTTTCATTGCAAAATATTTCATAGCAAGCTTAATAAAATGGTCTACAGATGTTCAGAATAAAATTAAACTGGTGCTTTGGTATTGAAAGTGTTCATAACGTTCATGCTTGGTTCTGGCAGAAGCGGTCCAATGATCTCCGCTTGGGGTTCTTGGTTCTACGTGCCTGGTTGCGTTCCCTAAAGACCAAATTAAATGCCACGTCTGTTTCGGTCCGTCATTTCCTACATACCTGGTTACAATGCCTGTTCTGTTCTCAGTATTATACATATATCACTGTAATACGCCGCGTAATGTTGTGTGCTGTACTTTGCAATTTATTCGGACATGTTTCCTTGCATAGCTGGAACGTGTGCTGCATTAAAACTTACTTATCGGTAGAGCAGTTGGTGTGTGTTCcgtcaaagaaagaaagaaagaaagaaagaaaactctgAACACGAGcaatatatgacattcccgGCTGTGTTATGCATCTTTTAGGCAAACTCTACCACTGCTACTCCCTCTGACGTGACGCTGCGACACTGCAAGCTTTCTACACACAAGTCCCCTGAAATTTAAGGCACAACAATTTCCCGGGTCAGATAAATTCGTTGGACTGGAACCCCGAGCTTGTCATGAGTTAGGTTATTACGGCAGATAACTTTGTTCCAGGATGACTGACCCCACATTATGGAAATCTCTAATAAGTATACTCGCACTAAGGGACAGCGAGTGAACATCCTAAATCCCTTGACTTCACAGCTGTAGCGGCAATTCAGTCCTCAAATAACCACCATTTCCTTATCCTCCTAAATCCGCTTCCTCTATGTAATCTGTGCTTCTCCTTCGCACTTCAGCGTTCGTGTGTCTCAGCAATGCAAAGGGAGGGAGTTCAATACTGCCATGATAAGACCTTACGATGAAATTAcaatagagatgaaaggaaagacaaagtatCCTCCTACATATATAATTCCTTTGCTACATGTCAGTGGCATGTCGTGTCTGTGGGTGTGTTGGATCAGCCACGAGTCACCAAAAGCTTTACAAGAACACAGGGCAAGAGAGCGGACGAGTGAGGCAGTTTCTCGCGAGATGGCGAGGGAGGCCGAGAGCAAGATCGGGCATCCTGCAGCACAGCTCTCCGGTAATAAATTTTTGTTCTTCAGCCAGACATACCCAGGACGGACCCAGCCACTCGGCGAGGCAAAAAGTGCTCTTGccgaagaaaattaaattaggAAATCATAATCAACTTTAACATTATTATGAGAGTCTTTTTGCGAGGAAACACAATTAAGGAAACTTAAAGACGCCATGGCGATACGCACCTATTCCTTAAAGGTCTACACCATACAAATGACTGGTATATGTCAAATAAAACACAGGAAGCTTAAATGTCCGAGTACCGAGCACTTCATCACAATACGTAATAAATCAAAATGGAGCATGCCTTTTACTTCGTCATCTAAGTTTAGCCTCACTTAAAAATGCAGCAATTCTTTTTATCGACATAAGTAATTATTCCCAGAATCACACACTCTACTgatccacgtgtgtgtgtgtgtgtgtgtgtgtgtgtgtgtgtgtgtgtgtgtgtgtgtgtgtgtgtgtgtgtgtgtgtgtgtgtgtgtgtgtgtgtgtgtgtgttgttgtaggGAGAAGAGGGATATTTCTCGTCATCAATGAAGATAATATACGAGGAAACTTCACCCTAATTAAAATCTTCCCGTTAATATATGAGCCAAGAGAACAAATGACATCCGAGCGGCACCAAACCCAACGTGGACGGCAACGAATCTTCCTATTTCGGACCGAAGTCTAAACATTCCCCGCGTAAAGGCTTGCCCCATACTGGACCGGTGCAAGCGTGGGATGAACGACCCTGGTTAATATTCGGCATATTCTTTTAGCCGGGCCGTTTCTGTTAACCAATGGACCAACTgttcccttttatttctttcacttttcatataCCTTCACTAAATGGCAGAATATTTTGGTAGTTTTGTTTTACCGGCCTGTCGAGGGCAAGCATTTCTGATGAGTTTTGTGCCGTACAATACACAACAGGGAGGCAGAAtacaaacaaagggaaaaacacagaaagggaacaagggaaagtattcgtagagagagagagagagagagagagagagagagagagagagagagagagagagagagagagagagagagagagagagagagagagagagagagagagagagagagagagagagagagagagagagagagagagagagagagagagagagagagagagagagagagagagagagagagacgggagaaaAATGTAGTGATAAAGCTTCCTTCCAGCATCCTGCGCCCCCACAGTAATTAACGCTGCCTCGCTTCACGTGAAATAAGGTTTCCTCTCACATTAAAGAAACGGTTTCCAGCCTCGTGCACTGCGTCGCTACAGCATCATGTGTGTGGAGGTGCGAGGCTTTCCACTCCACAGCCAACGCCGCGTCCAGGCACCAGCTGGAAACACATGCAAGGGTCGCTAACAACAAATGCAAATGAGAGGGCATGACGTGCACACAGGACCGCCCCcgccacacctcctcctcctcctcccagtcgcCCGCACTCCAGTGACAGCCAACGCGATGGGAGAGAATAACGCCAGTCTGGTTATCTTCGCGACGTCATCCTAGAACTCCGGCTCATAACGTTATCTTGATGCTCTCCAAGTCACAATACGTGCAGGGATGAATGTTATTTCTGGAGTTATCTTCCAGGCGGGTAAGAACTGTGCGCTGTAGGTCATCccgcaaggaggaagagaggggtgtGCCTACATTATGACAGTTTCCTTCACCGCTCCCCTCCTGCCGGGACATTCCAGCCCCTCGCACTGCCTCCACACACAGGACACCCTGATTCTGGTATGgcgtcttccttctttcctcaccctAAACTCCTAAACCCTAATCTTCACATTTTAGCAGCAGGATAAATTGATGTTTATGGACAAGGTAGCACTGTGAGGAAGGCGACAGttactacagaaaaaaaacacataatgttTTATTCCCCTTTGTAACAGCACGAACA includes:
- the LOC135109554 gene encoding uncharacterized protein LOC135109554 isoform X1, with the protein product MKAAVCMLLLSGLLASLADGYSVKTLPFLVDDSTEEGVLWSSNDDPDWRPSDSQEDFSDEDDNYSHENFYDSREDPYSQEDLYSREEPYSREDPYSQEEPYSLEDPHSQEDIYDSREYHPFPDVTVPKAEYVTGGGLQQQLRPYQYVKRKRDVQQVYQTQGQVVQVPYPYQNKPYRPPRVNVGVEPLLPVEGPPQHEIAVGVKPEVARGDGSAIGNWWRRFSGRVENTFEHIGDKIEDIGEALHETFHGLKEKVAHVVVRFKALMVKFGILIQEGIRYCIRRLEHSYDQGKQLLVIEKLERKLQEGHAEVVKFFQILGEKINTWREQHRSENIDVGLIDVHGPGGQNQQTSGQHNQDIEQQMPNFYQDTQVLSQLDKLREEGVLTQNEIIILTEDQIQQQPQSQQNYDQQRQTPVKPEEPKFIEFPESER
- the LOC135109554 gene encoding uncharacterized protein LOC135109554 isoform X2, translated to MKAAVCMLLLSGLLASLADGYSVKTLPFLVDDSTEEGVLWSSNDDPDWRPSDSQEDFSDEDDNYSHENFYDSREDPYSQEDLYSREEPYSREDPYSQEEPYSLEDPHSQEDIYDSREYHPFPDVTVPKAEYVTGGGLQQQLRPPRVNVGVEPLLPVEGPPQHEIAVGVKPEVARGDGSAIGNWWRRFSGRVENTFEHIGDKIEDIGEALHETFHGLKEKVAHVVVRFKALMVKFGILIQEGIRYCIRRLEHSYDQGKQLLVIEKLERKLQEGHAEVVKFFQILGEKINTWREQHRSENIDVGLIDVHGPGGQNQQTSGQHNQDIEQQMPNFYQDTQVLSQLDKLREEGVLTQNEIIILTEDQIQQQPQSQQNYDQQRQTPVKPEEPKFIEFPESER